CCCGACAACGCGATCCTCGTCGACGAGGGCCTCACCTCCAGCCGGCAGGTGACGGCGCTGCGGCCGCATCGCGATCGCTACGGCTATCACGGCCTTGCCTCAGGCGGCATCGGCTGGGGCCTGCCGGCCTCGGTCGGCGCCAGCATCGCCAATCCGGATCGCCCCGTGGTGTGCTTCTCCGGCGACGGCAGCGCAATGTATTCGATCCAGTCGCTGTGGACGGCGGCCCATCACAAGCTGCCGCTCAACGTCGTCATCGCCAACAATGGCGGCTACCGCATCATCAAGCAGCGCCTGCTCGCCTTCCATGGCGACGACAATTATGTCGGCATGGATTTTATCGATCCGCCCGTGGATTTTGCCGGCGTTGCCAGGGCGCTCGGCTGCGAGGCGATCAAGATCGACGATCCCCGCGAGCTGAAGGCAACGCTGTCGTCGGCATTTGGCCGGCCGGGGACGAAGCTGATCGAGGTGATAGTGGACGGGAAGGTGTAGCCCCACCGTCATTGCGAGGAGCGCAGCGACGAAGCAATCCAGACTGTTTCGCGGAGGGATTCTGGATTGCTTCGCTACGCTCGCAATGACGAGGAGGAAACTACCCCGTCTTCCCCACCCGATACTCCGCGGCCGGATGCGGCGCATCGAGCCGTGCGTGGCCATCGCCGAATAGCTTCTCCCGCAGCGTGCCCTTGGCGTATTCCGGCTTGTACCGTCCGCGCCGCGTCAGCTCCGGCACCAGCATGTCGGCGATATCCTCGAAATCGCCCGGCGAGACGGCGAAGGCTACGTTGAGGCCATCGACATCGGTCTTCTCGAACCAATCCTCGATCTTGTCGGCGACGCTCTCCGGCGTGCCGACCACGACCGGGCCAGCACCGCCGATGCCGACATGCTCGATGACGTCGCGCACGGTCCAGACGCGGTCCGGATCGCCGCGCGTGACGTTGTCGAGCGCGCTCCGACCGGCATCGTTCTGGACATGACGCACCTGCTGGTCGAGCTCGTAGCCGGAGAAGTCGATGCCGGTCCATCCCGACATCAGCGCCAGCGCGCCTTCCGGATTGATATGCGAGCGGTAGTCGGCATATTTCGCCGCAGCTTCCGCTTCCGTGTTGCCGAGGATGATCGTCATCATGTTGAACATCAGGAGCTCGGCGGGGTTGCGGCCGAACTTGGCGGCTTCTTCGCGGATCGCCGACACGCGCGGCGCGATGATCTTGGCCGACGGTCCCGACATGAACACGCATTCGGCATGCTTGGCCGCGAACTGCCGGCCGCGCGGCGAGGTGCCGGCCTGGTACAGCACCGGCGTTCGTTGCGGCGACGGCTCGCTGAGATGGATGGTGTTGTTGATGCGGTAGTTCGCGCTCTCGTGATTGATGCGGTGAACCTTGCTGGGATCGGTGAAGATGCCGCGCTTGCGGTCGCGCAGCACGGCGTCGTCCTCCCAGCTCCCTTCCCAGAGCTTGTAGACCACCTCCATGTATTCGTCCGCGATGTCGTAGCGGTCGTCATGCCCGGTCTGCTTGTCCTTGCCGGCACCGCGCGCGGCGCTGTCGAGATAGCCGGTGACGACATTCCAGCCGATCCGGCCCTCGGTGAGATGGTCCAGCGTCGACATCCGCCGCGCGAACGGATAGGGCGGCTCGAACGACAGATTGCTGGTGACGCCGAAGCCGAGGTTTTTCGTCACCGCAGCCATTGCCGAGAGCAGCAGCAGCGGCTCGTTGGATGGCGTCTGCGCTGCGTTGCGCAAGGCCGCGTCAGGGCTGTTGCCGTAGACGTCGTAGACCCCGAGCACGTCGGCCAGGAACAAGCCGTCGAACCGGCCGCGCTCCAGCGTCTTGGCGAGATCGATCCAGTAGGGCAGGCGGTTGTACTCGGCGGTGCGGTCACGCGGATGGGTCCACAGGCCCGGTGACTGGTGTGCGACGCAATTCATCGCAAAGGCGTTGAGCCTGATCTCTTTGGTCATGATCGTTCCCCGGCGCTCTATACTGAGCGCTCTTCGAATGGTAGATGTGCGCCCGAACTTGGCAAAGTTCTTGCATATAGCTTGCGCTTGGCAAGGTCAAAACCAACGGGCTGCCGCCTTTGGCAAGCCAATCTCTCGAGGGCAAGGCCGAAATCCCAAGAGAAGTACAAGAGAACTACAAGAGAAGTACAAGAACTATCCAACTCCCTGCCACTTTCGACGGCCAGTGTAGCCCGCTAGGTACGCCCGCCTCGAGACCTTGAAGACGAATAGCAATGACCAGAGCCGACGCCATCGCCCGCGCCCGGGACGATTTCAAATCCGGCGCGTTCCTCGCCGAACTCGACCGCCGCGTCGCTTATCAGACCGAAAGCCAGAATCCGTCGCGTGGCGCCGAGCTGCGCGCCTATCTGGAACAGGAGATGCAGCCGGCGTTTGCCGCGCTCGATTTCACCAGCCGCATCGTCGAGTCCCCCAGTGGCAAGTCGCCGTTCCTGTTCGCCGAGCATCACGAAAGCGCCTCAGCGCCGACCGTGCTGATCTACGGCCATGGCGACGTCGTCGACGGCATGGAGGGCGAGTGGCGCGAGGGCCGCGATCCCTGGCGCACGACGGTTGCGGGCAACCGGCTGTACGGCCGCGGCACAGCCGACAACAAGGGCCAGCACAGCATCAACATGGCGGCACTCCGCGCGGTGCGCGACGCCCGAGGCGGCAAGCTCGGCTTCAACGCCAAATTCATCGTCGAGATGGGCGAGGAGATCGGCTCGCCGGATCTCGGCAAGGTCTGCGACCTCAATCGTGACGCGCTCAAGGCCGACCTCTTCATGGCCTCCGACGGACCGCGCCTGTCCGCCGACCGCCCGACGCTGTTCCTGGGATGCCGCGGCGGCATCCGCATTCATCTCGACGTGAACCTGCGCGATGGCGGCCATCATTCCGGCAATTGGGGCGGCGTGCTGGCCAACCCCGCGACCATCCTGGTCAACGCGATCTCGACCCTGGTCGACGGCCACGGCCGCCTCCAGCTGGACGCGCTGAAGCCGCCGCGGCTCACCAACCAGATCCGCTCCTATCTCGCCGACGTGCAGGTGGTCCCTACCGAGGACGAGCCGGCGCTGGCGGAGAACTGGGGCGAGGAGGGTCTTTCGGCAGCCGAACGGCTCTATGCCTGGAATACGCTGGAAGTGCTGGCGATGTCGTCGGGCAATATCGAGAAGCCGGCCAACGCCATTCCGGGCCATGCCAATGCCGTGCTGCAGCTGCGTTTCGTGGTCGGCACCGAGGTCGGCGGCCTGATCGAGGCGATCCGCGCGCATCTCGTTCAGAAGGGATTTCCGATGGTCGAGGTGCGGGCGGCGCAGAGCTTTGCCGCCTCGCGGACCGATTTCGACAGCCCCTGGATCAAATGGGCGGCGGATTCGGTGAAGGAGACCACCGGCAAGCCGCCGGCGGTGCTGCCGAACTTTGGCGGCTCGCTGCCCAACGACGTGTTCTCCGAGATCCTGGGTCTGCCGACGATCTGGGTCCCGCACTCCTATCCCGGCTGCTCCCAGCATGCGCCCAATGAGCACATCCTGCTGCCTCTGACGGAAGAGGCCTTGACGGTGATGGCCGGGCTGTTCTGGGATCTCGGGGAATTGCCCAAGCCGCTGACCAGAGCCCATTAACCTGAGCCGCAAGCCAGCCGAAAGTCACATTCTAATCCGGCCCAATCTGTGCTTGCATCCGGGCCGCATCATCCTGAAAGGGGACCAAAAAAGTGAAACATTTCCGTAGCATCGGGCTTGCGCTCGCCGCGACCTTCGCCGTCAGCCAGGCCGGGGCCCAGGAGCTGACCGGCACGCTGAAGAACATCAAGGACACCGGCGCCATCACGCTGGGCTTCCGCGACTCCTCGATCCCGTTCTCCTATCTCGACGACAACCAGAAGCCTGTCGGGTTCGCGATGGACATCTGCTACAAGATCGTCGACGCCGTGAAGAAGGAGCTCAAGCTCGACAAGCTCGAGGTCAAGCTCAACCCGGTGACGTCGGCGACCCGCATCCCGCTGATGGCCAACGGCACCATCGACCTCGAATGCGGCTCGACCACCAACAACGCCGAGCGCCAGAAGCAGGTTGCCTTCACCAACACCCACTTCCTGACCGCCAGCCGCTACGTCTTCAAGAAGTCGAGCGGCCTGAAGTCGATCGACGACCTCAAGGGCAAGACCGTGGTTTCCACCGCTGGCACCACCAACATCAAGCAGCTCACCGAGGCCAACGTCGAGAAAAAGCTCGGCGCCAACATCATCCCGGCCAAGGACCATGCCGAAGCCTTCCTGATGGTCGAGACCGACCGTGCGGTCGCCTTCGTGATGGACGACATCCTGCTCGCGAGCCTCGTAGCCGGCTCGAAGGCGCCGGGTGACTACGTCATCTCCAAGGACGCGTTCTCCAAGCCCGAGCCCTACGGCATCATGCTGCGCAAGGACGACGCGCCGTTTAAGAAGGTGGTCGATGCCGCGACTGCCGCGCTCTACACCTCGGGCGAGGGCCAGAAGATCTACGACAAGTGGTTCACCCAGAAGATTCCCCCGAAGGGCCTCAACCTCAACAGCCCGATTTCGCCCGAGCTGAAGAACGAGTTCGCGAAGCCCACGGATTCGCCGAACCCGGACGACTACAAGTAAGATACAACCTCGATCTTTCGATCGGGATCATGTCCGGCCACTCTTGACACAGGGGTGGCCGGACATTTGCATGGGGGCCTGAGACTTTTCTGAAGTTTGCTCTGATTGGCGCGTTCGCGCGGGGGACACGTGAACTACCACTGGAACTGGGGAATCTTCTTCGAGCCAAACCCCATGGGGACCGGCAACTATCTCGACATGCTGTTGTCGGGACTGGTGCTGACCCTCAAGACCGGGGCACTGGCATGGGTCATCGCCCTGATCACCGGCTCGCTCGTCGGCGTCATGCGGACGCTGCCTTCGAAAGGGGCCAACTGGTTCGGCTTTGCCTATGTCGAATTCTTCCGCAACATGCCGCTGCTGGTGCAGCTCTTCCTGTGGTTCTTCGTGCTGCCGGAACTGCTGCCCAAGGCCGCGGGCACCTGGCTGAAGCAACTTCCGAACGCGCCGTTCTGGACGGCCGCGATCGGAATCGGCTTCTTCATGTCGGCGCGCGTGGCCGTGCAGCTGCAGGCCGGTATCGGCTCGCTGCCGCGAGGGCAGAAGATGGCCGCAACCGCGCTGGGCCTGACTACCGTGCAGGCCTATCGCTACGTGCTGCTGCCGATGGCGTTCCGCATCATCCTGCCGCCGCTGACCTCCGAATTCCTCAACACCATCAAGAATACGGCGGTCGCGATCACGATCGGCCTGCTCGAGCTGACCGGGCAGGCGCGCTCGATGCAGGAATTCTCGTTCCAGGTGTTCGAGGCCTTCACTGCCGCGACGATCCTCTACCTCCTCGTCAATGCCGTGGTCGTGACGGCGATGCGCTTCCTCGAACGCTGGGTCGCGATCCCCGGCTACATCACGGGGAAATAGCGATGTTCGCCAATCTCGATTTCGACGTCATTCGCCGTGCGCTGCCCTATCTGTTCTACGAGGGCATGACGTTCACCCTGACGTTGACGGCGCTCGCAGCACTCGGCGGCCTGGTCTTCGGCACGGCGCTCGCGTTGATGCGGCTGTCCGGCTACAAGATCCTCGGGCGCATCGCCGGCGTCTATGTCGACTTCATGCGCTCGCTGCCGCTGGTGCTGGTGATCTTCTGGTTCTACTTCCTGGTGCCCTATATCGGACAATGGGTGACCGGCGCCTCGCGTCCGATCAGCGTCGGCGCCTTCGCATCCTCGCTCATCACCTTCATCATGTTCGAGGCGGCATACTTCTCCGAGATCATGCGCGCCGGCATCCAGTCGATTTCGCGCGGCCAGCCGGCCGCGGCCAGCGCGCTGGGGCTGACCTACGCCCAGACCATGCGCTACGTCGTGTTGCCGCAGGCGTTCCGCAACATGCTGCCGGTGCTGATCACGCAGACCATCGTGCTGTTCCAGGACACTTCGCTGGTCTACGTCCTCTCGATCACGGACTTCCTGGGCGCGGCGAGCAAGGTCGCGCAGCGCGACGGGCGCCTCGTCGAAATGTACCTGTTCGCAGCCGTCGTCTACTTCACCATTTCCTGTATCGCGTCCTTCGGCGTCCGTCGCCTTCAGGCGCGCATCGCCATCATTCGATAGAGCGCATCGGTCATGATCGAAATCAGTCACGTCAACAAATGGTACAGCCCGAGCTTCCAGGTGCTGACCGATTGCACAACCAGCGTCACCAAGGGTGAGGTCGTGGTGGTCTGCGGCCCCTCGGGCTCGGGCAAGTCGACCCTGATCAAATGCGTCAATGCGCTGGAGCCGTTCCAGAGCGGCGACATCAGCGTCGACGGCACCAAGGTCAACGACCCCAAGACCAATCTGCCCAAGCTGCGCTCGCGCGTCGGCATGGTGTTCCAGCACTTCGAGCTGTTCCCGCACCTGAAGATCATCGACAATCTCTGCCTCGCGCAGCAGAAGGTGCTGGGCCGGTCGCACGACAAGGCGATGGCGAAAGGCATGCAGCTGCTGGAGCGCGTCGGCCTCAAGGAACAGGCGCAGAAATATCCCGCGAACCTGTCCGGCGGCCAGCAGCAGCGCGTTGCGATCGCCCGTGCGCTCGCCATGGATCCGATCGTCATGCTGTTCGACGAACCGACCTCGGCGCTCGATCCGGAAATGGTCAGCGAGGTGCTCGACGTCATGGTGGACCTCGCCCATGAGGGCATGACCATGATGGTCGTCACCCACGAAATGGGCTTTGCCCGCAAGGTTGCCAATCGCGTGATCTTCATGGACCGCGGCGAGATCGTCGAGGACGCGGCGAAGGAAGACTTCTTCGGCAAGCCGCGCAGCGACCGCGCACAGAAGTTCTTGTCGAAGATCCTGTCGCATTAATTCCCGCCGTCGTTCCGGGATGCGCCGAAGGCGCAGGCCCGGAATCCATCGAGCGCAACACCCGGAGTGGAATGGATTCCGGGCTCATTCGCTGCGCGAATGCCCCGGAATGACGAATCGAGGGGTGATCGCCGCCCATGATTGGCGTATAAGCGCGCCAAATCCCTTCCCTCCAGGAGACCTGCCTTGGACCCGATCGCCTATGTCAACGGCTCATTCGTCCCGCTCTCGGACGCCAAAATCTCGGTCCTCGATCGCGGTTTCCTGTTTGCCGACGGCATCTATGAGGTCTCGGCCGTGCTTGACGGCAAGCTGGTCGACAACGCCTCGCATCTGGCGCGGCTGGAACGCTCGGTCGGCGAGATCAAGTTGAAGCTGCCGGAGACGCTCGAGCGCATCACCGAGATCCAGAAGGAATTG
The sequence above is drawn from the Bradyrhizobium amphicarpaeae genome and encodes:
- a CDS encoding M20 family metallopeptidase; this translates as MTRADAIARARDDFKSGAFLAELDRRVAYQTESQNPSRGAELRAYLEQEMQPAFAALDFTSRIVESPSGKSPFLFAEHHESASAPTVLIYGHGDVVDGMEGEWREGRDPWRTTVAGNRLYGRGTADNKGQHSINMAALRAVRDARGGKLGFNAKFIVEMGEEIGSPDLGKVCDLNRDALKADLFMASDGPRLSADRPTLFLGCRGGIRIHLDVNLRDGGHHSGNWGGVLANPATILVNAISTLVDGHGRLQLDALKPPRLTNQIRSYLADVQVVPTEDEPALAENWGEEGLSAAERLYAWNTLEVLAMSSGNIEKPANAIPGHANAVLQLRFVVGTEVGGLIEAIRAHLVQKGFPMVEVRAAQSFAASRTDFDSPWIKWAADSVKETTGKPPAVLPNFGGSLPNDVFSEILGLPTIWVPHSYPGCSQHAPNEHILLPLTEEALTVMAGLFWDLGELPKPLTRAH
- a CDS encoding LLM class flavin-dependent oxidoreductase, encoding MTKEIRLNAFAMNCVAHQSPGLWTHPRDRTAEYNRLPYWIDLAKTLERGRFDGLFLADVLGVYDVYGNSPDAALRNAAQTPSNEPLLLLSAMAAVTKNLGFGVTSNLSFEPPYPFARRMSTLDHLTEGRIGWNVVTGYLDSAARGAGKDKQTGHDDRYDIADEYMEVVYKLWEGSWEDDAVLRDRKRGIFTDPSKVHRINHESANYRINNTIHLSEPSPQRTPVLYQAGTSPRGRQFAAKHAECVFMSGPSAKIIAPRVSAIREEAAKFGRNPAELLMFNMMTIILGNTEAEAAAKYADYRSHINPEGALALMSGWTGIDFSGYELDQQVRHVQNDAGRSALDNVTRGDPDRVWTVRDVIEHVGIGGAGPVVVGTPESVADKIEDWFEKTDVDGLNVAFAVSPGDFEDIADMLVPELTRRGRYKPEYAKGTLREKLFGDGHARLDAPHPAAEYRVGKTG
- a CDS encoding amino acid ABC transporter permease, producing the protein MFANLDFDVIRRALPYLFYEGMTFTLTLTALAALGGLVFGTALALMRLSGYKILGRIAGVYVDFMRSLPLVLVIFWFYFLVPYIGQWVTGASRPISVGAFASSLITFIMFEAAYFSEIMRAGIQSISRGQPAAASALGLTYAQTMRYVVLPQAFRNMLPVLITQTIVLFQDTSLVYVLSITDFLGAASKVAQRDGRLVEMYLFAAVVYFTISCIASFGVRRLQARIAIIR
- a CDS encoding amino acid ABC transporter permease → MNYHWNWGIFFEPNPMGTGNYLDMLLSGLVLTLKTGALAWVIALITGSLVGVMRTLPSKGANWFGFAYVEFFRNMPLLVQLFLWFFVLPELLPKAAGTWLKQLPNAPFWTAAIGIGFFMSARVAVQLQAGIGSLPRGQKMAATALGLTTVQAYRYVLLPMAFRIILPPLTSEFLNTIKNTAVAITIGLLELTGQARSMQEFSFQVFEAFTAATILYLLVNAVVVTAMRFLERWVAIPGYITGK
- a CDS encoding amino acid ABC transporter ATP-binding protein, translating into MIEISHVNKWYSPSFQVLTDCTTSVTKGEVVVVCGPSGSGKSTLIKCVNALEPFQSGDISVDGTKVNDPKTNLPKLRSRVGMVFQHFELFPHLKIIDNLCLAQQKVLGRSHDKAMAKGMQLLERVGLKEQAQKYPANLSGGQQQRVAIARALAMDPIVMLFDEPTSALDPEMVSEVLDVMVDLAHEGMTMMVVTHEMGFARKVANRVIFMDRGEIVEDAAKEDFFGKPRSDRAQKFLSKILSH
- a CDS encoding amino acid ABC transporter substrate-binding protein — encoded protein: MKHFRSIGLALAATFAVSQAGAQELTGTLKNIKDTGAITLGFRDSSIPFSYLDDNQKPVGFAMDICYKIVDAVKKELKLDKLEVKLNPVTSATRIPLMANGTIDLECGSTTNNAERQKQVAFTNTHFLTASRYVFKKSSGLKSIDDLKGKTVVSTAGTTNIKQLTEANVEKKLGANIIPAKDHAEAFLMVETDRAVAFVMDDILLASLVAGSKAPGDYVISKDAFSKPEPYGIMLRKDDAPFKKVVDAATAALYTSGEGQKIYDKWFTQKIPPKGLNLNSPISPELKNEFAKPTDSPNPDDYK